The following proteins are co-located in the Rattus norvegicus strain BN/NHsdMcwi chromosome 19, GRCr8, whole genome shotgun sequence genome:
- the Septin7-ps1 gene encoding septin-7-like, whose product MVVGESGLEKSTLINSLFLTDLYSLEYPGPSHRIKKTVQVEQSKVLVKEGGVQSLLTIVDTPGLGGAVDNSNCWQPVIDYIDSKFEDYLNAESRVNRRQMPDNRVQCCLYFIAPSGHGLKSLDIEFMKRLHEKVNIIPLIAKADTLTPEECQQFKKQIMKEIQEHKIKIYEFPETDDEEENKLVKKIKDRLPLAVVGSNTIIEVNGKRVRGRQYPWGVAEVENGEHCDFTILRNMLI is encoded by the coding sequence ATGGTAGTAGGTGAATCTGGACTGGAAAAGTCGACATTAATCAACTCATTATTCCTCACAGATTTGTATTCTCTAGAGTATCCAGGACCTTCTCATAGAATCAAAAAGACTGTACAGGTGGAGCAATCCAAAGTTTTAGTCAAAGAAGGTGGTGTTCAGTCGCTGCTGACGATAGTTGATACTCCGGGACTTGGAGGTGCAGTGGATAATAGTAATTGCTGGCAGCCTGTTATCGACTACATTGATAGTAAATTTGAAGATTACTTAAATGCAGAATCTCGAGTGAACAGACGACAGATGCCTGATAACAGGGTGCAGTGTTGTTTATACTTCATTGCTCCTTCAGGACATGGACTTAAATCATTGGATATTGAGTTTATGAAACGTTTGCATGAAAAAGTGAATATCATCCCTTTAATTGCCAAAGCAGACACACTTACACCAGAGGAATGCCAACAGTTTAAAAAGCAGATaatgaaagaaatccaagaacataaaattaaaatatatgaatttcCAGAAACGGATGATGAAGAAGAGAATAAGCTGGTTAAGAAGATAAAGGACCGTTTACCTCTTGCTGTGGTGGGTAGTAATACTATCATTGAAGTTAatggcaaaagagtcagaggaaGGCAGTATCCTTGGGGCGTGGCTGAAGTTGAAAATGGTGAGCATTGTGATTTTACAATTCTAAGAAATATGTTGATATGA